A DNA window from Amycolatopsis sp. DSM 110486 contains the following coding sequences:
- a CDS encoding FUSC family protein, whose product MPALPPLHALSAAFVARWPLGARGAASVGVPLLVGVLAGRADLGAIASLGGLAGVYAGDAPRRHRLRVVAAVGLALTVLVPLSGLAAWAPWLSIVFVGLAAAGTSFACLATRVPPPREYLIVLAVLVASGEPVGPADALVHGAFVAAGALTGFVVSSVIGPGDGLDRVTGQVWDAVGDVLRTAGTSAAADTRRKAVGALSRGLETSRQTRVGRSAAALRSLAVADLVLASALSVSFDATEPLAAEAWQPELDDLRSGHPAAPPAHCGLRRAFRDANLVLAGHGVGDTEATEPRVGEKLRQALTPRAVVLPAAARIGVAVAAGVLVGRLLGLAHAYWVGLTVAAVLQASNVTLLLRRSAHRTVGTAAGVALAAAVFAGGPSSLVIAVVAMVAQFVAEVFLPVVYGVGVAFVTLVPLFQYALAVPGIEFGSALGARLLDTVIGAVLAVVLRVVLWPRATTARLPQVQARSIRAAADVFRRRWLDFGDTEEPRRRLRETVLDLRSVAEDARADRLPDRRAERADQVTYAVDELALLAFAIPYDRPTPPAEAAEAFLRGLDRFADALERGTLTHDAEPTPIRGYPRISAANHLLSNILGAAPGAQASGDSRGV is encoded by the coding sequence ATGCCTGCGCTGCCGCCGTTGCACGCGTTGTCGGCGGCGTTCGTGGCGCGGTGGCCGCTCGGGGCGCGCGGGGCGGCGAGTGTCGGGGTGCCTTTGCTGGTCGGGGTGCTCGCCGGGCGGGCGGACCTGGGGGCAATCGCGTCTCTGGGCGGGCTGGCGGGTGTTTACGCGGGAGACGCGCCGCGGCGGCATCGGCTGCGAGTGGTCGCTGCGGTGGGGCTCGCGTTGACGGTGCTGGTGCCACTGAGCGGGCTCGCGGCGTGGGCGCCGTGGCTGTCGATCGTCTTCGTCGGCCTGGCCGCGGCGGGCACGAGTTTCGCGTGCCTCGCGACGCGGGTGCCGCCACCGAGGGAGTACTTGATCGTGCTGGCCGTGCTGGTCGCGTCCGGGGAGCCGGTGGGGCCGGCCGACGCGCTTGTGCACGGTGCCTTCGTCGCAGCCGGGGCGCTGACCGGGTTCGTGGTGTCCAGCGTGATCGGGCCGGGCGACGGATTGGACCGCGTGACAGGCCAGGTGTGGGACGCGGTCGGGGACGTGCTTCGGACAGCTGGGACCTCCGCCGCAGCCGACACGAGACGGAAAGCGGTCGGCGCGCTGAGCCGCGGGCTTGAAACATCAAGGCAGACCCGGGTCGGCCGGTCGGCCGCGGCACTGCGGTCGCTTGCGGTGGCTGACCTCGTGCTCGCTTCCGCGTTGTCAGTTTCGTTCGACGCCACCGAGCCGCTCGCCGCGGAGGCGTGGCAGCCGGAGCTCGACGACCTTCGCAGTGGGCACCCGGCAGCCCCGCCCGCCCACTGCGGCCTCAGGCGGGCGTTCCGCGACGCGAACCTGGTGCTCGCCGGCCACGGCGTCGGCGACACGGAGGCGACCGAACCGCGTGTCGGTGAGAAGCTTCGGCAAGCCCTGACCCCGCGCGCGGTCGTGCTGCCCGCGGCTGCGCGCATCGGTGTCGCGGTCGCTGCCGGGGTGCTCGTCGGCCGGCTGCTGGGCTTGGCTCACGCCTACTGGGTGGGGCTCACCGTTGCGGCAGTGCTACAAGCGTCGAACGTGACGCTGCTGCTGCGCCGATCCGCGCACCGCACCGTGGGCACCGCAGCCGGGGTCGCGCTCGCGGCCGCGGTGTTCGCGGGCGGACCGTCGTCGCTGGTGATCGCAGTGGTCGCGATGGTGGCGCAGTTCGTGGCCGAGGTGTTCCTGCCGGTGGTCTACGGCGTCGGAGTCGCGTTTGTGACCCTCGTCCCGCTGTTCCAGTACGCGCTCGCCGTGCCGGGCATCGAGTTCGGCAGCGCGCTCGGTGCCCGGTTGCTGGATACCGTGATCGGCGCCGTCCTCGCCGTGGTGCTGCGCGTCGTGTTGTGGCCGCGCGCCACCACCGCCCGGTTGCCGCAGGTGCAGGCCCGCTCCATCCGCGCGGCCGCTGACGTGTTCCGCCGACGCTGGCTCGACTTCGGCGACACCGAGGAGCCACGGCGGCGGCTGCGCGAAACAGTTCTGGACCTGCGCAGCGTCGCCGAAGACGCGCGTGCGGACCGCCTGCCGGACCGGCGGGCCGAACGCGCGGACCAGGTCACCTACGCCGTTGACGAGCTGGCGCTGCTCGCGTTCGCGATCCCGTACGACCGCCCCACCCCGCCTGCGGAGGCCGCGGAGGCGTTTCTCCGCGGGCTCGACAGGTTCGCCGACGCACTCGAACGGGGGACTCTCACGCATGACGCCGAACCCACCCCGATCCGCGGCTATCCGCGTATCAGTGCGGCAAACCACCTGCTCAGCAACATCCTCGGGGCAGCGCCGGGGGCTCAGGCGTCGGGTGATTCCCGGGGGGTCTGA
- a CDS encoding VOC family protein, with protein MPPTATLPQNPASPFASMRGHHIAIRYPDFEEARAFWVDTLGWRLAQTWPYGDLTLGFLLPPTQDDFHLEILGGPGAVAQPRFANIDDSMSVNGYNHVCLSVDSVDTVLAELRSRGVEIVNEPFEILEISARLAFFRDPWGNIFEISESTGGDHTH; from the coding sequence ATGCCGCCGACGGCCACCCTGCCGCAGAATCCCGCGTCGCCGTTCGCGTCGATGCGCGGACACCACATCGCGATTCGCTACCCGGACTTCGAAGAGGCGCGCGCGTTCTGGGTCGACACCCTGGGCTGGCGCCTGGCGCAGACCTGGCCCTATGGCGACCTGACTCTCGGTTTCCTCCTGCCACCCACTCAGGACGACTTCCACCTGGAGATCCTCGGAGGACCGGGCGCCGTGGCCCAGCCCCGATTCGCGAACATCGACGACAGCATGTCCGTCAACGGCTACAACCACGTGTGCCTGTCCGTGGACAGCGTCGACACGGTCCTCGCCGAGCTCCGCAGCCGCGGGGTGGAGATCGTCAACGAGCCCTTCGAAATCCTCGAAATCAGCGCACGGCTCGCGTTCTTCCGCGATCCGTGGGGCAACATCTTCGAGATCTCCGAAAGCACCGGCGGCGATCACACGCACTGA
- a CDS encoding aldehyde dehydrogenase family protein: protein MTMTTANAPGAVRRHRMLVGDAWVDAVGGETIESRNPFDGSVFAEVPAGGRPDAAAAIAAAAAAQPEWAATAPGVKQRLFLRAADLLEERADDVAEALALETGAGRAFALYQIGWSVSQLRHASGWVYRPSGEMLRTEHPHTMSTAERRPLGVVASFTPWNGAHVLAWRAVIAPLAAGNTVVLKPSEEAPVTAGLLVAEIMRDAGFPAGTVNVVTHAGPAAAEVAEEFYVNPAVRCLYFTGSAGTARTIGSRAGGALKRSVLELGGYNNIVVLDDADLDRAARIVAFSAFFHQGQICMNARRVLVQSSVHDAFVARLAAVAESLAVGDPSDPATIVGPLITERALDQVTTRVASVVAAGANVVTGGTSDGRLYRPTVLTNVPDDHDISCEETFGPVVVVRPVQDEEEAVGLVNASRYGLSFSVLTGDTGRGIAVAQRIDCGAVHVNTPTINDEAHAPNGGMKDSGWGRSGVDALDDFTEIRWVTVDMGTRELPL, encoded by the coding sequence ATGACCATGACGACCGCGAATGCTCCTGGTGCCGTGCGGCGCCACCGAATGCTTGTCGGCGACGCCTGGGTCGACGCCGTCGGTGGTGAGACTATCGAGAGTCGTAATCCTTTTGACGGGAGTGTCTTCGCAGAAGTGCCGGCGGGCGGGCGGCCGGACGCGGCCGCTGCTATTGCTGCCGCGGCCGCGGCCCAGCCGGAGTGGGCGGCGACGGCGCCAGGGGTCAAGCAGCGGTTGTTTCTTCGTGCAGCTGACCTGCTGGAGGAGCGTGCCGATGACGTCGCCGAGGCGCTGGCTCTGGAAACCGGGGCGGGACGGGCATTCGCGCTGTATCAGATTGGCTGGTCGGTCTCGCAGCTGCGGCACGCTTCGGGTTGGGTGTACCGGCCTTCAGGCGAGATGTTGCGAACCGAACACCCCCACACCATGTCCACGGCCGAACGTCGACCGCTCGGAGTGGTCGCCAGCTTCACCCCCTGGAACGGCGCGCATGTGCTGGCCTGGCGCGCCGTCATCGCTCCACTGGCCGCCGGTAACACGGTGGTTCTCAAGCCGTCCGAAGAAGCGCCCGTTACAGCGGGACTGCTTGTCGCGGAGATCATGCGGGACGCTGGGTTCCCTGCGGGGACGGTCAACGTCGTAACTCACGCCGGACCGGCTGCGGCCGAGGTCGCCGAGGAATTTTACGTCAACCCGGCCGTGCGTTGCCTGTACTTCACCGGCTCTGCCGGCACCGCCCGTACCATCGGGAGCCGGGCCGGTGGAGCACTCAAACGAAGCGTGCTGGAACTCGGCGGATACAACAACATCGTGGTTCTCGACGACGCCGACCTGGACCGGGCCGCGCGTATCGTTGCCTTCAGCGCGTTCTTCCACCAGGGCCAGATCTGTATGAACGCCAGGCGGGTGCTCGTGCAGAGTTCCGTGCATGACGCGTTTGTGGCGCGACTCGCCGCGGTAGCCGAGTCGTTGGCTGTGGGGGATCCGAGTGATCCTGCCACGATCGTCGGCCCCTTGATCACCGAGCGGGCGCTGGACCAGGTGACCACTCGGGTGGCCTCGGTCGTGGCCGCCGGCGCGAATGTGGTCACCGGTGGGACGTCTGACGGTCGGTTGTACCGCCCGACCGTGCTGACGAACGTGCCAGACGATCATGACATCTCCTGCGAGGAGACCTTCGGACCGGTGGTAGTCGTCCGCCCGGTCCAAGACGAAGAAGAGGCCGTGGGATTGGTCAACGCCAGCCGCTACGGTCTGTCCTTCTCGGTGTTGACCGGCGACACTGGCCGTGGAATCGCTGTCGCGCAGCGCATCGACTGCGGCGCCGTTCACGTCAACACGCCGACGATCAACGATGAGGCCCACGCGCCCAATGGCGGGATGAAGGACAGTGGCTGGGGTAGGTCCGGCGTTGATGCGCTCGACGACTTCACCGAGATCCGTTGGGTCACTGTCGACATGGGTACGCGAGAGCTCCCACTCTGA
- a CDS encoding AraC family transcriptional regulator has product MTSDPCSAARDGTRALSPHRLRPVGAIPFATRLHAVDVGAVTVGYKEYAGEVVIESTAPLDYYMLLMPLRGRLDIAKDGAAVGVPPGSGAVVGPGDGLNMRFAGDSAELVAKIPLGAMQRHMRGLGRGRGANLRVRFALTTPGPAEWMRALAFASATVDRCARGTVPAETGRLIEDALVSTLLLSQPHDLAAELYRGPDDDRALILRVAEELHALPARPSIPELAHRHGLSTRALQDGFRRVLGVPPSVYLRDLRLDRVHGDLSRDAGDTVAEVAYRAGFTHLGRFGIAYRRRFGVLPSMTLATARRARDADTRV; this is encoded by the coding sequence GTGACCAGCGACCCTTGCAGCGCCGCACGCGATGGGACACGAGCTCTGTCGCCGCACCGGCTTCGGCCGGTTGGCGCGATCCCGTTCGCGACCCGGCTGCATGCTGTCGACGTCGGCGCGGTGACCGTTGGTTACAAGGAGTACGCCGGAGAAGTCGTGATCGAGTCCACTGCACCGCTGGACTACTACATGCTGCTGATGCCGTTGCGGGGACGCCTCGACATCGCCAAAGACGGTGCTGCTGTCGGCGTCCCGCCTGGTTCGGGGGCGGTTGTCGGACCCGGAGACGGGCTGAACATGCGCTTCGCTGGGGATAGCGCGGAACTCGTTGCGAAGATCCCCTTGGGAGCGATGCAACGGCACATGCGTGGGCTTGGTCGCGGGCGCGGTGCCAACCTGCGGGTGCGGTTCGCGCTCACGACACCCGGCCCTGCCGAGTGGATGCGCGCCCTGGCGTTTGCTTCGGCCACAGTGGATCGATGCGCTCGCGGCACTGTTCCTGCCGAAACTGGACGACTGATCGAGGACGCGCTGGTCTCGACGCTCCTGTTGTCGCAGCCCCACGACCTCGCTGCTGAGCTGTATCGTGGGCCCGACGACGACCGAGCCCTGATCCTTCGTGTAGCCGAGGAGTTGCACGCGCTCCCGGCCCGGCCGAGCATTCCGGAGCTTGCTCATCGGCACGGATTGAGCACACGTGCGCTGCAAGATGGATTCCGCCGTGTCCTCGGTGTGCCACCTTCTGTCTACCTCCGGGACCTGCGGTTGGATCGGGTTCACGGCGACTTGTCGCGGGATGCGGGCGACACGGTGGCCGAGGTCGCCTATCGGGCTGGGTTCACTCACCTCGGCAGGTTTGGCATTGCCTACCGTCGTCGATTCGGTGTTCTCCCGTCAATGACGTTGGCGACTGCTCGCCGTGCGCGTGATGCGGATACTCGCGTGTAA
- a CDS encoding LysR family transcriptional regulator — MELRHLRYFVAVAEEGGFSSAARRLHVVQPTLSMQIKALEDELGGPLFDRGPRSVQLTAAGVAFLSEARRVLALSERAKATARLVLGGETGSVRIGFSGATVFGGVLTDCLRSYHETYPRVRIELQEASPTQQHDSIRANELDVGYSASPEHGGGTGLRAEPVYSADFLLALPSHHPLAVHDVVPAEALRGPELIGYATGTHEDPIPDALRARLGLDVEPTRHRAGSTLSVLELVAAGVGIALVPDGVDRIAVPSVVYRALSGFGAKAEFSLVHRTDETNPAVVAFLETARGPKATVQRHPEIPFAPR, encoded by the coding sequence ATGGAACTTCGGCATCTCCGGTACTTCGTGGCCGTCGCCGAGGAAGGTGGCTTCAGCAGCGCCGCCCGGCGGTTGCACGTGGTCCAGCCGACGCTCAGCATGCAGATCAAGGCGCTGGAAGACGAACTGGGCGGTCCGTTGTTCGACCGGGGTCCCCGAAGCGTTCAGCTCACTGCGGCGGGCGTGGCTTTTCTCTCCGAGGCGCGTCGCGTCCTCGCTCTGAGCGAGCGTGCGAAGGCCACCGCGCGGCTCGTCCTGGGCGGCGAGACCGGAAGCGTGCGGATCGGCTTTTCGGGTGCCACGGTGTTTGGCGGTGTGTTGACCGACTGCCTGCGCAGTTACCACGAGACCTACCCGCGGGTCCGGATCGAGCTACAGGAGGCGAGCCCGACGCAGCAGCATGACTCGATCCGCGCCAACGAGCTGGACGTTGGGTACAGCGCGTCACCAGAGCACGGCGGCGGGACGGGGCTGAGGGCCGAACCGGTGTATTCGGCAGATTTCCTCCTCGCCTTGCCCAGCCACCATCCCCTCGCCGTGCACGATGTCGTTCCTGCTGAGGCGTTGCGCGGTCCCGAGTTGATCGGGTACGCGACCGGCACGCACGAAGATCCGATCCCCGACGCTCTGAGGGCGCGTCTCGGCCTCGATGTCGAACCGACGCGCCACCGCGCCGGCAGCACGCTCAGCGTGCTCGAGCTCGTCGCTGCGGGGGTCGGCATCGCGCTGGTTCCGGACGGGGTCGACCGGATCGCGGTACCGAGCGTCGTCTACCGCGCGCTGTCCGGATTCGGGGCGAAGGCCGAATTCTCGCTCGTCCACCGCACCGACGAGACGAACCCGGCCGTCGTCGCCTTCCTCGAGACCGCCCGAGGTCCGAAAGCGACGGTCCAGCGGCATCCGGAAATCCCCTTCGCACCTCGTTGA
- a CDS encoding amidohydrolase family protein, whose translation MRIITLEEHFADPAIASASAKTTLELSPGFAAAYAADSGLPYSPSPEILMDIGAARVADMDRAGITMQVLSCLAQFLPADVAEGLTRAANDRAAAAMRNFPGRFSAFAALPTAVPEIAGDELRRCVSELGFVGTMIMGRTDGEFLDQPRFDPILRAASDLGVPIYLHPTPPPRATSAENYDGLALPVTTRLQTAAWGWHQETAVHFLHLAFAGVLDRFPDLQFILGHWGEMIPFYLDRIDEALPQSATGLNRTFRDYFLGNVFITPSGMFSQAQLRYCIDTVGVDRILYAVDYPFIGNEGAVAFLQDAPISDEDKEKIAHRNTERLLGLDCATAS comes from the coding sequence ATGCGCATCATCACACTCGAAGAGCATTTCGCCGACCCCGCGATCGCCTCGGCGTCGGCGAAGACAACCCTCGAGCTGAGCCCCGGCTTCGCAGCCGCATACGCAGCCGACAGCGGCCTACCCTACTCACCCTCCCCCGAAATCCTCATGGACATCGGCGCGGCACGGGTGGCAGATATGGACCGCGCCGGCATCACGATGCAGGTGCTGTCGTGCCTGGCCCAGTTCCTGCCGGCTGACGTCGCCGAGGGGCTGACCCGCGCTGCCAACGACCGCGCCGCCGCGGCGATGCGGAATTTCCCTGGCCGGTTCTCCGCGTTCGCGGCATTGCCCACGGCTGTGCCCGAGATCGCCGGCGACGAGCTGCGGCGATGTGTGTCCGAGCTGGGTTTCGTCGGCACAATGATCATGGGGCGCACCGACGGCGAGTTCCTCGACCAGCCACGGTTCGATCCCATCTTGCGCGCCGCATCGGATCTCGGTGTCCCGATCTACCTGCACCCGACCCCGCCGCCGCGCGCGACGAGCGCGGAAAACTACGACGGCCTCGCGCTCCCGGTCACGACTCGGCTGCAGACCGCGGCCTGGGGCTGGCACCAGGAAACCGCCGTCCACTTCCTGCACCTGGCCTTCGCTGGCGTCCTCGACCGCTTCCCCGACCTGCAGTTCATCCTCGGGCACTGGGGTGAGATGATCCCCTTCTACCTCGACCGGATCGACGAAGCCCTCCCCCAGTCGGCAACGGGGCTCAACCGGACCTTCCGCGACTACTTTCTCGGCAACGTCTTCATCACCCCGAGCGGCATGTTCAGCCAAGCCCAGCTGCGGTACTGCATCGACACCGTCGGAGTCGACCGGATCCTCTACGCCGTCGACTATCCGTTCATCGGCAACGAGGGCGCAGTTGCATTCCTCCAGGACGCGCCGATCTCAGATGAGGACAAGGAGAAGATCGCGCACCGCAACACCGAGCGCCTGCTCGGGCTCGACTGCGCTACTGCGAGCTGA
- a CDS encoding VOC family protein: MALHKMAAVVIGVPNVAETAAYYTEFGLTPGGNGWFSTVDGGNQLRLVDSPMRRLVSFTVGVDDPDDLDRAEATLRAVEAVVTRGAGRLTAIDPVGGVEVTLEVLPRLRQPETPATVYNGPGRIERAGARANGVLRTNPIKPRKLGHVVIGTTDFVMSHRFFVEGVGFKVSDLIKDTGAFLRCSTDHHNLLLLKAPVSFLHHTSWQVDDVDEVGRGATRMLEDHPERHIWGLGRHHAGSNFFWYLKDPAGNFSEYYSDLDCILEDQLWKPEAFEGAKGLFNWGPPPPPSFLHPDDLAALMTGAHAPG; encoded by the coding sequence GTGGCATTGCACAAGATGGCGGCGGTCGTGATCGGCGTCCCGAACGTCGCCGAGACCGCGGCCTACTACACGGAATTCGGGCTCACACCCGGCGGCAACGGCTGGTTCTCCACTGTGGACGGCGGGAACCAGCTGCGGCTGGTCGACTCGCCGATGCGGCGGCTGGTGTCGTTCACCGTGGGCGTCGACGACCCCGATGACCTCGACCGCGCCGAAGCCACGCTGCGCGCGGTGGAGGCTGTTGTCACGCGTGGCGCCGGGCGGCTGACGGCGATCGACCCGGTCGGCGGAGTCGAGGTCACGCTCGAAGTCCTGCCCCGCCTGCGCCAGCCCGAGACTCCGGCCACGGTGTACAACGGCCCGGGCCGCATCGAGAGGGCCGGCGCCCGGGCCAACGGGGTGCTGCGCACGAACCCGATCAAACCGCGCAAGCTCGGCCACGTCGTGATCGGCACGACTGACTTCGTGATGTCGCACCGGTTCTTCGTCGAGGGCGTCGGCTTCAAAGTAAGCGACCTGATCAAGGACACCGGGGCGTTTCTGCGCTGCTCGACCGACCACCACAACCTGCTGCTGCTCAAGGCGCCCGTGAGCTTTCTGCACCACACCTCCTGGCAAGTCGACGACGTCGACGAGGTCGGCCGTGGCGCCACCCGCATGCTGGAGGACCATCCCGAACGGCACATCTGGGGCCTGGGCCGCCACCACGCCGGGTCCAACTTCTTCTGGTACCTCAAGGACCCCGCGGGCAATTTCTCGGAGTACTACAGCGACCTCGACTGCATCCTCGAAGACCAGCTGTGGAAGCCAGAGGCCTTCGAAGGTGCGAAAGGCTTGTTCAACTGGGGCCCACCGCCACCCCCGTCGTTCCTGCACCCGGACGACCTTGCTGCGCTGATGACCGGAGCACACGCACCCGGCTGA
- a CDS encoding fumarylacetoacetate hydrolase family protein — protein sequence MKIGYLDGRAVLAVPGGVLDVHRASGGKLPSAGAELFGVWDELRALAQHHAADAVFTVDEARLGPPCPAPRQVFAIGLNYRDHASEASFAVPDSPTVFPKYVSSFTGAHGEVTLNSDTVDWEVELVAVIGMGGHRIPVADAWSHVAGLSVGQDLSDRTVQMSGPAPQFGLGKSFPGFSPIGPWLVTPDELADPDDLELGCSVNGEQVQKGRTRDLVFPIPELIARLSEVVTLYPGDVIFTGTPAGVGMARTPKWFLKPGDVLTSYVRGIGEMRHVLVGADA from the coding sequence ATGAAAATCGGCTATCTCGACGGCCGCGCGGTGCTGGCGGTACCCGGGGGAGTGCTCGACGTGCACCGTGCGAGCGGCGGGAAACTGCCCTCGGCCGGGGCCGAGCTGTTCGGTGTCTGGGACGAACTGCGTGCGCTCGCGCAGCACCATGCCGCCGACGCCGTGTTCACTGTGGACGAAGCCCGGCTGGGCCCACCGTGCCCGGCCCCGCGGCAGGTGTTCGCCATCGGGCTCAACTACCGCGACCACGCGTCCGAAGCCTCGTTCGCGGTACCGGACTCGCCGACGGTGTTCCCCAAATACGTCTCGAGCTTCACCGGAGCCCACGGCGAAGTGACGCTCAACAGCGACACGGTCGACTGGGAGGTTGAACTCGTCGCGGTGATCGGCATGGGCGGGCACCGGATCCCGGTGGCCGATGCCTGGTCGCACGTGGCCGGCCTCTCGGTCGGCCAGGACTTGTCGGACCGGACCGTGCAGATGAGCGGCCCGGCGCCGCAGTTCGGACTCGGGAAGTCGTTCCCCGGGTTCTCGCCCATCGGTCCGTGGCTGGTCACCCCGGACGAACTGGCCGACCCTGACGACCTCGAGCTGGGCTGCTCGGTCAACGGCGAGCAGGTGCAAAAGGGCCGGACCCGGGACCTGGTGTTCCCGATCCCCGAGCTCATCGCGCGGCTGTCCGAGGTCGTGACACTGTATCCGGGCGACGTGATCTTCACCGGTACGCCGGCTGGGGTGGGGATGGCCCGCACCCCGAAGTGGTTCCTCAAGCCCGGCGACGTGCTGACCAGCTACGTGCGCGGGATCGGCGAAATGCGGCACGTGCTCGTCGGCGCGGACGCCTGA
- a CDS encoding 3,4-dihydroxy-2-butanone-4-phosphate synthase — translation MDELARGHAIVLADDLAGGLGVLVFAAEKTVTGAMTFVVEHSSGLVCVALPTARCAQLRLPPMCPPEDRSAPDYCVTFDAAEGTTTGISARDRARGARLLADPTTTPEDRVRPGHLIPLRAADGRVLERVGRAEAAVRLTELAGLAPAAVLAEVVSPADPTRLCEGTETAAFAAAHGLVCVSLTDVVEYELAALDEPVPTARMRGPS, via the coding sequence CTGGACGAACTGGCACGCGGGCACGCGATCGTGCTGGCCGACGACCTCGCCGGCGGGCTCGGCGTGCTGGTGTTCGCGGCCGAGAAGACGGTTACGGGAGCGATGACGTTCGTCGTCGAACATTCCTCTGGGCTGGTGTGTGTGGCGCTCCCGACGGCGCGCTGCGCACAGCTGCGGCTTCCACCGATGTGCCCGCCCGAGGACCGTTCGGCGCCGGACTACTGCGTGACGTTCGACGCGGCCGAGGGCACGACGACGGGAATTTCCGCGCGCGATCGGGCGCGTGGTGCCCGGCTGCTCGCCGATCCCACGACCACGCCCGAAGACCGTGTGCGGCCGGGGCACCTCATCCCGTTGCGGGCGGCCGACGGTCGGGTGCTGGAGCGGGTGGGCCGAGCCGAGGCCGCAGTGCGGCTCACCGAGCTGGCAGGCCTGGCGCCCGCGGCCGTGCTCGCCGAGGTGGTCAGCCCGGCGGACCCGACGCGGCTGTGCGAAGGCACCGAAACGGCGGCGTTCGCGGCGGCACACGGATTGGTGTGCGTTTCGCTGACCGACGTCGTGGAGTACGAACTGGCCGCGCTGGACGAACCCGTGCCGACGGCCCGGATGAGAGGACCTTCATGA